The genomic region GCATGTACTGAGTTTCACTCATGACGTCTATACGCCAGCCAAGAAGCTTTGAGGCCAGACGCACGTTTTGACCCTGCTTGCCTATGGCGAGAGATAGCTGGTCATCGGGCACGATAACTTCAAGGGTTTTATTGTCTTCGTCAACAATAACTCTGGTGCACTCAGCCGGTGCCAGGGCATTATAGACTAGACGAGCCGGATCCGGGCTCCAGGGAACAATGTCAATCTTTTCCCCCTTAAGCTCCTGGACCACCGCCTGAACCCTTGAACCCTTAAGGCCGACACAGGCGCCTACCGGATCCACATCAGGATCAGTGGAAGTTACCGTCATTTTGGCGCGGCTTCCAGGCTCTCTAGCCACGGAAATGATTTTTACGATACCTTCCTGAATTTCAGGTACCTCAAGCTCAAATAGCTTTCGGAGAAAATCGGGATGCGTGCGCGAAAGTACTATCTGGGGCTCACGCCCGGACTTATTAACTTCTATTATGAGGGCCCTTATCCGGTCGCCACGCTTGTATTTTTCATTGGGGATTTGCTCGGTAACTGGCAAGATAGCTTCAGCCCGGCCCAGTTGTACAATGATATTACCTCTGTCAAAACGGTGCACAAAGCCGCTAACAATCTGGCCTACTTTGTCTTTAAATTCCTGATAAATGAGTTCTCTTTCCGCCCCACGGACTTTTTGGGTAAGAATCTGTTTGGCAAGTTGAGCAGCGATACGCCCCATATCCCGAATATCAACCACAGTGCCTACTTCATCTCCCACCTGGACATCAGGGTCAAGCTCACGGGCTTCCTCAAGAGAAATCTCTGTTTCAGGGTCTTCTACTTTTTCCACTACTTTGCGGAAACGATAAACTTCTATTTCACCTGTCTCTTCGTTGTATTGAGCGTCTATAATAGCTTTAGGGCCAAATTTTTTACGCGCGGCAGCCTTCATGCCCTCTTCAAGGGCCTCTATGATAACCTCTCGCGGAATACCTTTTTCTTTACTAAACAAATCTATGAGTTTTCTTATTTCTCCAGCCATTTTTCTCCCCTCATCAAACGTCAAACTCGTATTTGATGTTTGCCTTCTTTATCTTCCCGTAGGGAAGACGCCAGACCTTGCCGTCTATTTCAACCAGAACGTCCTCTCCCTCATAGCCACGCAAAAGACCGGTAAAATTCTTGCGCCCTTCAATGGGCTCTGACATCTGTATTTTTACTTTATCTCCCGCAAAACGAGAAAAATCTTCTTTCTTTTTAAGAGGCCTATCAACCCCAGGGGACGAGACTTCTAGGTGATAAGCGTGATGGATAAAGTCTTTGGCATCCAGTAAGTCGCTTAAAATCTCGCTAACGCGCACACAATCCCCCAGGTTTACGCCCCCAGGCCGGTCA from Thermodesulfatator indicus DSM 15286 harbors:
- the nusA gene encoding transcription termination factor NusA, which encodes MAGEIRKLIDLFSKEKGIPREVIIEALEEGMKAAARKKFGPKAIIDAQYNEETGEIEVYRFRKVVEKVEDPETEISLEEARELDPDVQVGDEVGTVVDIRDMGRIAAQLAKQILTQKVRGAERELIYQEFKDKVGQIVSGFVHRFDRGNIIVQLGRAEAILPVTEQIPNEKYKRGDRIRALIIEVNKSGREPQIVLSRTHPDFLRKLFELEVPEIQEGIVKIISVAREPGSRAKMTVTSTDPDVDPVGACVGLKGSRVQAVVQELKGEKIDIVPWSPDPARLVYNALAPAECTRVIVDEDNKTLEVIVPDDQLSLAIGKQGQNVRLASKLLGWRIDVMSETQYMRRQDPGFQELLKLEGMTEEIAAKLYDKGIKSPVELAQASVEEVGDIAKIKDTEAQALIEAAKKYVEEKGETVQAEEAETEKEEN
- the rimP gene encoding ribosome maturation factor RimP, yielding MEREEIIKKVWELAEPVILSLGLELVDVEFQRERQGWVLRLYIDRPGGVNLGDCVRVSEILSDLLDAKDFIHHAYHLEVSSPGVDRPLKKKEDFSRFAGDKVKIQMSEPIEGRKNFTGLLRGYEGEDVLVEIDGKVWRLPYGKIKKANIKYEFDV